From one Babesia bovis T2Bo chromosome 3, whole genome shotgun sequence genomic stretch:
- a CDS encoding Dual specificity phosphatase catalytic domain family protein, with translation MSKILPYLYVGDVDTAHSLFEPESQSWDSDETPSLEVKGVISACFDVPRWCNDYSRCDHQNEVYSRLIKSPHYDPSYIDLHIDRIPRHSDEDDNYVIHMSIKANDARSEPLYRGFLMTFEFIESVESIANGATYVHCMMGMSRSCSLVCAYLMKKYDSPYTEVLNQIRRKHPIAMPSDGFVCQLILFYQRDFTIRNEKEFWSAYRNLLSTIDLDRLEYFETKKSNADLDNSPSVYGCAKCRQTLFYAQNVIPHVPGDTIGNTEPCSSVFVEPMDWMVDVDGQSGKIICKNRRCSAKLGFYCWHGRRCSCGYLQVPAFQIQLSKVDKLPVESSLGGITPNRNDDLL, from the exons ATGTCGAAGATTTTGCCTTACCTCTACGTTGGTGACGTTGACACGGCTCACAGCCTCTTTGAACCAGAAAGCCAATCCTGGGACAGTGACGAGACCCCGTCCCTTGAAGTCAAGGGCGTGATATCTGCGTGCTTCGATGTCCCTAGGTGGTGTAATGACTATTCTAGGTGTGACCACCAGAATGAAGTTTATTCACGGTTAATCAAGTCACCTCACTACGACCCTAGTTACATTGATCTACATATAGATCGCATCCCACGTCATTCCGATGAGGATGACAACTATGTAATTCACATGTCAATAAAGGCCAATGACGCTCGTAGTGAGCCACTTTACCGTGGTTTTCTCATGACATTTGAGTTTATTGAATCCGTGGAatccattgccaatggcgCTACTTACGTTCACTG TATGATGGGTATGTCACGCAGTTGCTCCTTGGTATGTGCGTACCTCATGAAGAAGTACGACAGCCCATACACCGAGGTGCTTAACCAAATTCGGAGGAAACACCCTATTGCAATGCCTAGTGATGGTTTCGTATGCCAGCTGATACTATTCTACCAAAGGGATTTTACAATTCGAAATGAAAAGGAGTTTTGGAGTGCCTATCGCAACTTATTGTCCACGATCGACCTCGATCGTCTTGAGTACTTTGAGACAAAGAAGTCAAATGCCGACCTAGACAACAGCCCATCGGTATACGGATGCGCTAAATGTAGGCAGACTCTATTCTATGCCCAGAACGTCATACCGCATGTACCTGGAGATACTATAGGCAATACAGAACCCTGCAGCAGTGTATTTGTAGAGCCTATGGACTGGATGGTTGATGTTGACGGCCAGTCGGGGAAGATTATATGCAAAAACAGGCGCTGTTCAGCGAAGTTAGGCTTTTACTGCTGGCACGGTCGTCGTTGTTCCTGTGGCTACCTACAGGTTCCCGCATTCCAGATACAACTGTCTAAAGTGGACAAGCTACCGGTTGAATCGAGCTTGGGCGGTATAACCCCAAATCGTAATGACGACTTGCTATAA
- a CDS encoding putative uracil-DNA glycosylase, with translation MSKRLITDFFDIPRPNIKRRDVGSTLSRNSDPDKEDSDPVVCPTVPSLGECPGELQGQTATGDSEVVSLVSKLLGEEWSDKLNNEIKKPYFGNLWAKVNKDRKNKRVYPPEHLVFNAFQIVPLSKVKVVIVGQDPYHQPKQAMGLSFSVPRGVAIPPSLRNIYKEIGIERSHGDLTYWAQQGVFLLNTVLTVIDSQPFSHKDYGWTKFTDIVIDLINTHRENVVFLLWGKSAEQKCSKISTTRHCILKCGHPSPLSQKLFFGCDHFNKCNEYLRNTKQKPIDWMLPP, from the coding sequence atgtctAAACGGCTAATTACTGATTTCTTCGATATTCCAAGGCCAAACATTAAACGTCGTGATGTAGGCTCTACGTTGTCTAGGAACTCAGATCCAGACAAGGAAGATAGTGATCCAGTAGTATGTCCAACCGTACCTTCCCTCGGGGAATGCCCTGGAGAATTACAAGGTCAAACTGCTACTGGAGATAGCGAAGTGGTCTCACTGGTGTCGAAGCTACTAGGTGAAGAATGGTCAGATAAATTAAATAACGAGATTAAGAAGCCCTATTTCGGGAACCTCTGGGCAAAGGTTAATAAAGATCGTAAAAATAAACGAGTGTACCCACCGGAACACCTGGTGTTCAACGCTTTCCAAATTGTGCCGCTGTCAAAAGTTAAAGTGGTAATAGTCGGCCAGGATCCATACCACCAGCCGAAGCAGGCAATGGGTTTATCATTCTCCGTACCCCGGGGAGTGGCAATACCGCCAAGTCTACGTAACATCTACAAGGAAATTGGTATTGAGCGCAGCCACGGCGATTTGACCTACTGGGCACAGCAGGGCGTCTTCCTGCTGAACACTGTCCTTACAGTAATTGACAGCCAGCCGTTCTCACACAAGGATTACGGCTGGACTAAGTTCACAGATATAGTGATAGATTTGATCAACACGCACCGAGAAAATGTAGTCTTCCTGCTTTGGGGCAAGTCAGCAGAGCAGAAGTGCAGTAAAATATCAACCACGCGCCACTGTATACTGAAGTGCGGACACCCATCACCGCTATCGCAAAAACTATTCTTCGGATGCGACCACTTCAACAAGTGCAATGAGTACCTGCGCAACACCAAGCAGAAACCAATAGACTGGATGCTGCCACCGTAA
- a CDS encoding Proteasome maturation factor UMP1 family protein translates to MEVPKQLDSLNIDLNEFPYSALDGKGVRTAFGDVNSAHKLEDIDYKHLLKEEMSKSERIQKAFGYHAAFRNSVELNMCAKSARLPGIKSSMLSLEILMDKLDTLEPYEYMNTERPRNDFGVGGVHSLLERKFNI, encoded by the coding sequence ATGGAGGTACCGAAACAATTGGATTCTTTAAATATCGACCTAAATGAGTTTCCGTACAGCGCACTTGATGGTAAAGGAGTGCGTACGGCCTTTGGCGACGTGAACTCAGCCCACAAGCTTGAAGACATCGATTACAAGCATTTACTAAAGGAGGAAATGTCTAAATCCGAACGTATACAAAAGGCATTTGGATACCATGCTGCCTTCAGGAACTCCGTGGAATTGAACATGTGTGCTAAATCAGCTCGCTTGCCAGGTATAAAGAGCAGCATGCTGTCCCTGGAAATATTGATGGACAAGTTGGACACCCTGGAGCCCTACGAGTACATGAACACCGAGAGGCCACGAAACGACTTTGGCGTAGGCGGAGTACACTCTCTACTCGAGAGAAAGTTTAACATCTAA
- a CDS encoding 60S acidic ribosomal protein P2 domain protein encodes MAFDVAELHLPITPKRAPAKPRRRNVLNTEYRYIVDDRVDNTIDYGIVTTATHYKMALKYVSSYLLAVAAGNENPSVDDLKKILDAVGSDVDEECLQGLVDSMSGKTVHETIAAGMTKLQSMPAGGAAMPAAAAGGAPAAAEDKAEAKKPEAEPEEEEDDMGFSLFD; translated from the exons ATGGCCTTTGACGTGGCTGAGTTACACCTCCCCATCACGCCGAAACGTGCCCCAGCTAAGCCGAGGCGTAGAAACGTACTTAACACTGAATATCGGTATATAGTAGACGATCGTGTCGACAATACAATTGATTACG GTATCGTCACCACTGCAACACATTACAAGATGGCCCTTAAATACGTATCTAGTTACTTGTTGGCTGTTGCTGCAGGCAACGAAAATCCCAGCGTCGATGACCTCAAAAAGATTCTTGACGCTGTTGGTTCGGATGTTGATGAAGAGTGCCTTCAGGGTCTCGTTGACTCCATGAGCGGCAAGACCGTGCATGAG ACCATCGCAGCCGGTATGACCAAACTTCAGAGCATGCCCGCTGGTGGCGCTGCCATGCCTGCTGCTGCCGCTGGAGGTGCTCCCGCCGCTGCTGAGGACAAGGCTGAGGCTAAGAAGCCCGAGGCTGAGCCTGAGGAGGAAGAGGACGACATGGGTTTCTCTTTGTTCGACTGA
- a CDS encoding RNA recognition motif domain containing protein: protein MSSRSVDPLSLYDRNQEATLYVGNVDTQVDEELLWEFFVQVGPVKHLHIPRDKVTGHHQGYAFVEFDTDDDADYAIRILNFVKLYNKPLRLNKASRDKQTFEIGANLFIGNLDPDVDDKQLHDTFASFGNVISANVVRDGDATDRKAFAFVSYDSFEASDAALAAMNGQFICNKPIHVSYAYKKDTKGERHGSAAERLIAANRPHEYLTQMGVAPYGTSGSNAMPVFPPPMAAPVVVPPIVQLPPVGAYMTPGAMPPPPMAPPAAMHRPVVLPPPPPIAK, encoded by the coding sequence aTGTCATCTCGTTCGGTGGACCCGCTGTCCCTGTATGACCGTAACCAGGAGGCAACCTTGTACGTAGGGAATGTGGACACTCAGGTTGACGAGGAGCTTCTCTGGGAGTTTTTCGTCCAGGTGGGCCCTGTGAAGCACCTACACATCCCTAGGGACAAGGTTACTGGTCACCATCAGGGCTACGCTTTTGTGGAGTTTGACACTGACGATGACGCGGACTACGCGATCCGCATTCTTAACTTCGTTAAGCTGTACAACAAGCCTCTGAGGCTGAATAAGGCATCCAGGGACAAGCAAACGTTTGAGATTGGTGCTAATCTGTTTATTGGTAATCTAGATCCCGATGTGGATGACAAGCAGCTTCACGACACCTTTGCTTCTTTTGGCAATGTAATATCGGCGAATGTAGTTCGTGACGGTGACGCTACTGATCGCAAGGCTTTTGCGTTTGTTTCTTATGACAGCTTTGAGGCTAGTGACGCTGCTCTTGCGGCTATGAATGGCCAGTTTATTTGTAACAAGCCCATTCATGTATCTTATGCTTATAAGAAGGACACTAAGGGTGAACGTCACGGCAGCGCTGCTGAGCGCTTAATCGCAGCTAACAGGCCACATGAGTACTTGACACAAATGGGTGTGGCTCCTTATGGCACATCTGGCTCAAATGCCATGCCTGTGTTCCCACCGCCTATGGCGGCACCGGTGGTAGTTCCCCCAATAGTGCAATTACCTCCGGTCGGTGCCTATATGACTCCAGGGGCAATGCCTCCTCCTCCTATGGCACCCCCTGCTGCCATGCATCGGCCTGTGGTACTGCCACCACCACCGCCCATTGCTAAGTAG
- a CDS encoding YT521-B-like family protein, producing the protein MMDFYARLTESHDDGEKSVEAPKVRKCNVLMSLALSVVKRESEKAALLKLKGYERADIERNRGKHSVVCRHWLKGMCMKGEFCDFLHQLVYSRMPPCRLFEKNGFCIDNQRGNCIFQHIVEQPESITAQDPRIKEAIANGINFAEISHETDPDGFATAFILAVASVFPKITDCAIMEEAIPPSPQPVDMLDPVEAVATEASIPEDSRIDDAPVISASIPGLLKFDSASMIDADRRLHSSFDVNSKNTKCFMIKSNNMMNIYFSICYGIWATGINNTAKLINAFQSCEHVILIFSGNESGGFQGYARMMTLPISGLYKGIWGSFQSRLGDNFRVKWIKQCSVEFEVLRHVTNQYNQNLPLKKSRDGTELPLDVAEIICNTLWNAPDDDLLKGTPMATWERIDHKTYFEELESKNLLYTTFGLSFSPINR; encoded by the exons ATGATGGATTTTTATGCAAGGCTGACGGAATCACACGACGATGGCGAGAAATCCGTGGAAGCACCCAAAGTGAGGAAGTGCAATGTACTCATGTCCTTGGCGTTGAGTGTAGTTAAGCGTGAAAGTGAAAAGGCGGCGCTACTGAAGCTTAAGGGATATGAAAGGGCTGACATTGAACGAAACCGGGGGAAGCACTCTGTTGTATGCCGCCATTGGTTGAAGGGCATGTGTATGAAAGGTGAATTCTGCGATTTCCTTCACCAACTGGTCTACTCCCGTATGCCTCCATGTAGACTATTCGAGAAGAATGGTTTCTGTATCGACAACCAGCGTGGCAACTGCATATTCCAGCACATTGTTGAGCAACCTGAATCCATCACAGCTCAGGACCCTAGAATAAAGGAGGCTATCGCAAACGGCATCAACTTTGCCGAGATATCGCATGAAACAGACCCCGATGGTTTTGCCACTGCATTCATATTAGCGGTGGCATCAGTCTTCCCTAAGATAACGGACTGTGCCATTATGGAGGAGGCCATACCACCATCACCGCAGCCGGTTGATATGCTGGACCCCGTTGAAGCCGTTGCCACTGAGGCTAGTATCCCTGAGGACTCCAGGATAGATGACGCTCCTGTTATAAGTGCGTCTATACCTGGGTTACTTAAGTTTGATTCTGCGTCTATGATTGATGCTGATCGGCGCTTACATTCATCATTTGATGTAAATAGCAAGAACACTAAATGCTTCATGATCAAGAGCAACAACATGATGAACATTTACTTTTCCATTTGCTATGGCATATGGGCTACGGGTATCAACAACACCGCCAAGCTGATTAACGCATTCCAATCCTGTGAGCACGTGATACTCATATTCTCTGGTAACGAGAGTGGTGGCTTCCAGGGATACGCCAGGATGATGACATTGCCCATAAGTGGGCTTTACAAGGGCATTTGGGGCAGTTTCCAATCTAGGCTTGGTGACAACTTTAGGGTCAAGTGGATCAAGCAGTGCTCCGTGGAATTTGAAGTACTCAGGCACGTGACCAACCAGTATAACCAGAATTTGCCTTTGAAAAAATCAAGGGATGGTACCGAGCTACCTCTGGATGTAGCTGAGATCATATGCAACACTTTGTGGAACGCACCAGATGACGACTTGCTGAAAG GAACGCCCATGGCAACGTGGGAGCGCATAGACCACAAGACATACTTCGAGGAGCTAGAGAGCAAGAATTTGCTATACACCACTTTTGGGCTATCGTTCTCACCTATCAACCGTTAA
- a CDS encoding Helicase C-terminal domain family protein, whose amino-acid sequence MAEEGAVETPERSAQFNDEYVPFGFADSDFGGLTILKGLADLPLTGNVNSGSVCSVYNESADTFDDTYNDPLDSDSRNNSGRKGDKKRKADLERSRISNDAVRILDMYHRYGVIDTNDPILLELEPVRAFFTHIDRLYRTPKISLADAFTRALQQLTKLPRLIKRCSTHLKKSKEDDTTETTDTEHRNVVVWENVKMQRNIGGVQVLFHFPTMQKPQIQLLAKLMHALKNSQHVVLESPTGTGKTAAILAGVFSWMFQNHIRDASMVNTDTKPGEGSAEKPKKQEPRLRVIYLTRTHAQIKQVIQAVKTCGFRPRSCSIASRLQMCIYKSNRAEAEGANSSDSGEDVPNLQNRINLQCRKLVANADKGRLKANNGCTGCFSSNANSYKKEKMCPYYLNMGSKHFAVDTAMKVLGRTESTFDIEDLMRYGIEGTSEDVDLPCSCGKSFGGKSKKLARRLASPAQDITQYFSPKAMMGLDDPVELGVCPYYAAKSIAQVSEFVVCPYPYVLDLQAMVKGVSISQKVAGIIQTDPRFKSVKNETMEIMNDKTNVNGVPNLNIFGNLNDTVLVFDEGHNVENACQEEASWDIKFDLIKRILSWIKKMREEVIASSGLSYVGVDDLKTAEKLGQQALGILLRVTRFLNDLLLFLQGFVSNLKIPPKKGVDNRGESILYSWDTYDDKSNPLGGAQRFIDALNLDIASMYVLYCSVMQMRAFVRHLRPTTVRQVEEYLIHLEFMTATMVMLCHKPECYNVLILVNANKSYSLGLWLMNPSAMFSELAANAKSIVIASGTLSPIPAMVSSLGPEFESRVNGNIISTTQQLDPGNLAVYMVTHFSRSTKERIQCDFANQKDERFQTQLGHSLAKLLEVLPGGTLIFFTSKAILTSCIEHWRVTAYNDASVHGESRTIYDHIASLKGGNLYQEPNEASEFQKLLKELHVLDMFVMFAVCRSHSSEGLNLKLSSLILVGLPYPSTIAPRVDIARRYNRASGQKYNWYLRETFRAVNQAIGRCIRNKKDRGVIILMDNRYKRDREYLPSWTNPFIRSHNIVDDVRHDIQTGFTF is encoded by the coding sequence ATGGCTGAGGAGGGTGCTGTGGAGACCCCTGAGCGGTCCGCGCAGTTTAATGACGAGTATGTACCATTTGGTTTTGCTGATTCCGACTTTGGCGGCTTAACCATCCTAAAGGGCCTTGCTGACTTGCCATTAACGGGTAATGTAAATTCTGGCAGTGTTTGCTCCGTTTATAACGAATCAGCTGATACCTTCGATGACACTTACAATGACCCGTTGGATTCAGATTCTAGGAACAACTCTGGTCGCAAGGGTGACAAGAAGCGCAAGGCTGACCTTGAGAGGAGCCGCATATCTAATGACGCTGTGCGCATCCTCGATATGTACCACCGCTATGGTGTTATAGACACTAATGACCCAATTCTCCTTGAATTGGAACCCGTTAGGGCCTTTTTTACTCACATAGATCGGCTGTACAGGACTCCTAAGATATCACTTGCTGATGCGTTTACTCGGGCTTTGCAGCAGCTGACCAAGCTTCCCAGGCTGATCAAGAGGTGCAGCACCCATTTGAAAAAATCCAAGGAAGATGATACAACAGAAACCACGGACACAGAACACCGCAACGTCGTTGTATGGGAGAATGTGAAGATGCAGCGCAACATCGGCGGGGTCCAAGTTCTATTCCACTTTCCCACTATGCAGAAGCCTCAGATACAGTTACTAGCAAAGTTAATGCACGCCTTGAAGAATTCGCAGCATGTCGTTTTGGAGTCTCCCACAGGCACCGGGAAGACAGCTGCCATATTGGCAGGTGTCTTTTCTTGGATGTTCCAAAACCACATCAGGGACGCCTCAATGGTGAATACCGATACCAAACCCGGTGAAGGCTCTGCTGAGAAGCCGAAGAAGCAGGAGCCGCGGCTACGCGTGATCTACTTGACACGTACTCACGCTCAGATAAAGCAGGTGATTCAGGCTGTGAAGACCTGTGGCTTCCGGCCGAGGAGTTGCAGCATTGCATCAAGACTACAAATGTGCATATACAAGTCCAACAGGGCCGAGGCAGAGGGCGCGAACTCCAGTGACAGCGGTGAGGACGTCCCCAATTTACAGAACCGCATCAACTTACAGTGCCGGAAACTCGTTGCTAATGCTGATAAAGGTCGCTTGAAAGCCAATAACGGCTGCACTGGGTGTTTCAGCAGTAACGCTAATTCATATAAAAAAGAGAAGATGTGCCCATACTACTTGAACATGGGCTCGAAGCACTTTGCGGTGGACACTGCAATGAAGGTTCTTGGTAGGACCGAATCAACTTTTGACATTGAGGACCTGATGCGTTATGGCATAGAGGGCACTAGTGAGGACGTCGACTTGCCCTGTAGCTGTGGCAAAAGCTTTGGTGGCAAGTCCAAGAAATTAGCCAGGAGACTGGCTTCGCCTGCGCAGGACATCACTCAATACTTCTCTCCCAAGGCCATGATGGGTCTCGATGACCCCGTTGAGCTGGGTGTATGTCCCTACTATGCTGCTAAGAGCATTGCTCAAGTATCGGAATTTGTGGTATGCCCTTATCCCTATGTCCTGGATCTCCAGGCTATGGTTAAGGGTGTATCTATATCGCAGAAGGTGGCTGGCATCATACAGACCGACCCTAGGTTCAAGAGTGTTAAAAACGAGACCATGGAGATTATGAACGACAAGACAAATGTTAATGGTGTGCCCAACTTGAACATTTTCGGTAACCTGAATGACACGGTCCTGGTCTTTGATGAGGGCCACAATGTTGAGAATGCATGCCAGGAGGAGGCTTCCTGGGACATTAAGTTTGACCTTATAAAGCGTATTTTATCCTGGATTAAGAAGATGCGTGAGGAGGTGATTGCTTCTTCTGGGTTGAGTTACGTGGGTGTTGATGACTTGAAAACTGCTGAGAAGTTAGGCCAGCAGGCTCTGGGCATATTGTTGCGGGTCACTCGCTTTTTGAATGACCTGTTGTTATTCTTACAGGGCTTTGTTTCTAATCTAAAGATTCCACCTAAAAAAGGTGTGGACAACCGTGGTGAGAGTATTCTTTACAGTTGGGACACCTATGACGACAAGTCTAACCCCCTGGGTGGTGCTCAACGTTTTATTGATGCCCTCAATTTGGACATCGCTAGTATGTATGTTCTCTACTGCAGTGTGATGCAGATGAGGGCTTTTGTTAGGCATTTACGTCCCACTACAGTGCGCCAGGTAGAGGAGTACTTAATCCATTTGGAGTTTATGACTGCCACTATGGTAATGCTTTGTCACAAGCCAGAGTGCTACAATGTATTAATCCTGGTTAATGCCAACAAGTCATATTCCTTGGGTCTATGGCTGATGAACCCTTCTGCAATGTTCAGCGAGCTTGCGGCTAATGCTAAAAGTATTGTTATAGCTTCGGGTACACTATCGCCTATACCTGCCATGGTAAGCAGTTTAGGCCCCGAGTTTGAGAGCCGAGTGAATGGCAACATTATATCCACCACGCAGCAACTAGATCCCGGTAATCTGGCGGTGTATATGGTAACTCACTTTTCTCGGTCTACTAAGGAACGCATTCAATGTGACTTCGCCAATCAGAAGGATGAACGATTTCAGACTCAGTTGGGTCACTCTTTGGCTAAGCTTCTGGAGGTCCTGCCTGGTGGTACTCTTATATTCTTTACCAGCAAGGCCATTTTAACATCCTGCATCGAGCATTGGCGCGTGACTGCGTATAATGATGCCTCTGTTCATGGCGAGTCCAGGACCATATATGACCACATAGCATCGCTTAAGGGTGGCAACTTATACCAGGAGCCAAACGAGGCTTCGGAATTCCAGAAACTACTCAAGGAACTGCACGTATTGGACATGTTCGTTATGTTTGCTGTATGCAGGAGTCACTCTTCGGAGGGATTGAACCTGAAGTTATCGTCACTCATCCTTGTTGGCCTTCCCTACCCTTCGACCATTGCACCTCGGGTGGACATTGCTCGGAGGTACAACCGCGCGAGTGGTCAaaagtacaactggtaCTTGCGGGAGACATTCCGTGCGGTTAATCAGGCCATTGGCCGTTGTATTCGTAACAAGAAGGATCGCGGTGTCATAATTCTTATGGACAATCGCTACAAGCGTGATCGTGAATACTTGCCGTCATGGACCAACCCCTTTATACGTTCTCATAATATTGTTGACGACGTGAGGCATGACATTCAAACTGGATTTACATTCTAG
- a CDS encoding putative DNA / pantothenate metabolism flavoprotein codes for MTADSAALEATVRKGLDAGKVAVVTSGGTCVPLDGFGVRTMDNFSTGRRGSRIAEELLRRGYYVIFIYRTGSHLPFLRAISECGGALGLLDAMHLDDDGQIKFVPPEERMPQITRAVKDYHKYKSKLFTIAFKLVSEYTNALDMVCRIIHANPSAAMFFLAAAVSDFKVADDMLPRNKVSSGSDMTLYFTRMDKVRNIVRDILGNKPVLCCFKLETDESIAVQKAKTLLQGPTYADAVVLNMLDQRYNTVELIFAQGDSIRLEAKNGDIDEGIVDLLLELHERKKNMLHKE; via the exons ATGACGGCGGATTCGGCGGCTTTGGAAGCGACCGTCCGTAAGGGACTAG ACGCTGGAAAGGTTGCCGTTGTGACGTCAGGAGGGACGTGCGTCCCACTGGATGGATTCGGAGTGAGAACCATGGACAACTTCTCCACAGGGAGAAGGGGCTCACGTATCGCAGA GGAACTGCTTCGTAGGGGATACTACGTTATCTTCATATACAGAACTGGCAGCCATTTGCCATTCCTCAGGGCTATATCGGAATGCGGTGGAGCACTTGGTCTTCTAGATGCCATGCACCTAGATGACGATGGACAGATAAAAT TTGTACCTCCCGAGGAAAGGATGCCACAGATAACTAGGGCTGTTAAGGATTACCATAAG TACAAGAGCAAACTCTTTACAATCGCATTTAAGCTAGTTTCTGAATATACCAATGCACTGGA CATGGTATGTAGGATAATTCATGCCAACCCAAGTGCTGCCATGTTCTTCCTGGCAGCTGCAGTCTCGGACTTTAAGGTAGCAGATGATATGCTG CCGAGGAATAAAGTATCCTCTGGGAGTGATATGACCCTGTACTTTACCAGGATGGATAAAGTGAG AAACATTGTGAGGGACATCCTGGGAAACAAGCCTGTACTGTGCTGCTTCAAGTTGGAAACAGATGAGTCCATTGCAGTGCAAAAGGCGAAGACACTACTCCAGGGGCCAACATATGCCGATGCAGTGGTGCTCAACATGCTAGACCAAAGGTACAATACAGTCGAGCTGATATTTGCACAGGGCGATTCCATACGCCTGGAAGCTAAG AACGGCGATATAGATGAAGGCATTGTAGATCTCCTGTTAGAGCTACATGAGCGCAAAAagaatatgttacataaGGAATAA